One genomic region from Equus asinus isolate D_3611 breed Donkey chromosome 8, EquAss-T2T_v2, whole genome shotgun sequence encodes:
- the LOC106843508 gene encoding olfactory receptor 2J3-like, producing the protein MIMEKINASFESYFVLLGFSNWPHFEVVLFVVVLMFYVMTLIGNLFIIILSHVDSHLHTPMYFFLSNLSFLDLCYTTSAIPQLLVNLWGPEKTISYAGCMIQLYFFLALGTTESVLLVVMSYDRYVAVCRPLHYTVLMNSHFCYLLAVASWVSGFTNSALHFSFTFWVPLCGHRQVDHFFCEVPALLRLSCVDTHANELTLLVTSSIFVLIPLILILISYGAIARAVLRMQSTTGRQKVFGTCGAHLTVVSLFYIPAMCIYLQPPSGNSQDQGKFIALFYTVVTPSLNPLIYTLRNKDVKVAVKRLMW; encoded by the coding sequence ATGATAATGGAAAAAATCAATGCAAGTTTTGAAAGCTACTTTGTTCTACTGGGTTTTTCTAATTGGCCTCATTTTGAAGTAGTTCTCTTCGTGGTTGTCTTAATGTTTTATGTGATGACATTGATAGGTAACCTGTTCATCATTATCTTGTCACACGTGGACTCCCAtctccacactcccatgtacttcttcctctcaaACCTCTCTTTTCTGGATCTCTGCTACACCACCAGTGCCATCCCTCAGTTGCTGGTCAACCTCTGGGGCCCAGAGAAAACCATCTCTTATGCTGGTTGCATGATTCAACTTTACTTTTTCCTTGCACTGGGAACCACAGAATCTGTGCTACTGGTGGTCATGTCCTATGACCGATACGTAGCTGTATGTAGACCCTTGCATTACACTGTCCTCATGAACTCTCATTTCTGCTATCTTCTAGCTGTAGCTTCTTGGGTAAGTGGCTTTACCAACTCAGCCCTTCATTTCTCATTTACCTTCTGGGTACCCCTGTGTGGGCATCGCCAAGTagaccacttcttctgtgaagttCCAGCACTGCTCCGACTGTCATGTGTTGATACCCATGCTAATGAGCTAACCCTTCTGGTCACGAGCTCTATTTTTGTTCTCATACCTCTCATCCTCATTCTCATCTCCTACGGTGCCATTGCCCGGGCTGTGCTGAGGATGCAGTCAACAACTGGACGTCAGAAAGTCTTCGGGACGTGTGGAGCCCATCTTACGGTTGTATCCCTCTTTTACATTCCAGCCATGTGCATATATCTGCAGCCACCATCAGGAAATTCTCAAGATCAAGGCAAGTTCATTGCCCTCTTTTACACTGTTGTCACACCGAGCCTCAACCCTCTCATCTACACCCTCAGAAACAAAGATGTAAAAGTGGCAGTAAAGAGACTAATGTGGTGA